The Patescibacteria group bacterium genomic sequence ATAAACGTTTTAAGTCAGTAGATGAATGTTTTAAGTCAGTAGATGAACGTTTTGATTCCGTAGAAGAACGATTAGCTAGAATTGAAAATATTCTCATTTTGGATCATCGCCATCGCATTGAGAGATTAGAAGGAGAGATGAAAGAATTAAAAGAAATTTTTGCGGTTAAATAATTTTTAACATTCATTTTGATTCCAAGGGAATCAAAGTGAGTAAAAAAACTATGATTATTTTATGGATCATTCTTGGTTTGGGAGTGCTGTTGGTATTCTTCGTTATCGGAGCTTATAACAGCTTGGTAAAATTAAAAAATCTGACGCAGGAAGCCTGGTCAGATATTGACGTGCAGCTCAAAAGGCGGTACAACCTTATTCCTAATTTGGTTAATACGGTGAAGGGATATGCTGCCCATGAAAAAGAAGTTTTTCAGAAAGTAACTGAAGCGCGCGCCCGCGCGATGGGTGCGAAAAATCCCGAAGAGACGGCGGAAGCCGAACGGGGACTCTCTGGCGCATTGAAGACTTTATTCGCCGTTGCCGAAAATTATCCAGAATTAAAAGCCAATGAGAATTTTTTGAAACTGCAGGAAGATTTGACAGACACGGAGAACAAGATTGAGGCAGCGCGCCGGTTTTACAATGGCAATGTGAGGGATTACAATACCCGGCAAGAAGTTTTTCCATACAGTATAATTGCCAAGACGTTTGGCTTTACAAAACAGCAGTTTTTCCAAACCGAAAATGAGGAGGAAAGAGAGGCGCCCGAGGTGAAGTTCTAGTGGGTATTTTTTTACGGGGTAAAGACCCCCTCTCCGCCCGCAACGCCTCGCAAGGCTCAGCTTGCGAGGCGGGCAGGCAGCCTCCCTCTTTGTAAGGGGGAGTGTTTTTTTAGTTAAAATTAATCCCCCGCCTTTAAAGGCGGGGGATTTTTTCTTTTCTTTTCTTTTGTTTTTTCTCCTGCCTTGCTTTTATTTAATTTCAGGCAAAGCAGGTTTTATCTCACAAAAAAAGCGCTTTTTTTTGTGAGATTGATTTTGTGTAAAATTTACTCATTATTTACCAAAAGCAGTAACTGTTGAATTTTTGTCTGTATGCGAGACGACGATAATCATTCCCGGACTTACCGCGGCTGGCGCGGTAACTTCACCGACTAATTTCTTTTTCCAAATCAGAGTGCCCGCACGGTCCACACAGTAGAAATTGCCGCTTTGGTTACCAAAGCAT encodes the following:
- a CDS encoding LemA family protein; translated protein: MIILWIILGLGVLLVFFVIGAYNSLVKLKNLTQEAWSDIDVQLKRRYNLIPNLVNTVKGYAAHEKEVFQKVTEARARAMGAKNPEETAEAERGLSGALKTLFAVAENYPELKANENFLKLQEDLTDTENKIEAARRFYNGNVRDYNTRQEVFPYSIIAKTFGFTKQQFFQTENEEEREAPEVKF